A stretch of Caldanaerobius polysaccharolyticus DSM 13641 DNA encodes these proteins:
- a CDS encoding helix-turn-helix domain-containing protein: MNREIGENTLGKKIRMLRKKAGLTQKQFGDIFNIAKSTVSQYESGKSRPDDDTKKKIARYFGVSLDWLLGLIDDEYVQSHHLLYFKENRPIDLNDILTYPNVTFNGLPLSQKEKSDIVNFIKYVVKKR, encoded by the coding sequence ATGAACAGAGAAATCGGTGAAAACACGCTGGGCAAAAAAATCAGGATGCTAAGAAAAAAAGCCGGACTAACTCAAAAGCAATTCGGAGATATATTCAATATCGCAAAATCCACTGTTTCTCAGTATGAATCTGGAAAAAGCAGACCTGACGATGATACCAAAAAGAAAATCGCCAGGTATTTTGGTGTTTCCCTTGATTGGCTTTTAGGCCTGATAGACGACGAATACGTACAAAGCCATCATCTTCTATATTTTAAGGAGAACCGGCCTATTGATTTAAACGACATACTCACATACCCTAATGTCACATTTAATGGTCTTCCTTTATCTCAAAAAGAGAAAAGCGACATCGTAAATTTTATCAAGTACGTGGTAAAAAAACGTTAA
- a CDS encoding MFS transporter, which translates to MEYMEEEFSKVAYKNRYMILSAVLIGSMMGPLDGSVVNIAMPTLQRYFHVDVSTISWVAMSYLLVLSSMLLTFGRLGDMLGYKRLFQIGMVLFATSSALCGLSPNIGVLIVARGIQALGAGMMMSMAPAIITKVFPPNERGKALGFNAMAVAVGLAAGPTIGGLLIYAFSWRAIFYINVPIGIIGYLWAQKVVVEDHRRSKEQFDVIGAFTAFVFLVSLLLYISRGDAIGWTSSAGILLLIITGIFLAAFIYTELNTKEPMLDFSLFRNRLFTAGNLSAMFNFIAQFVMTFLTPFFLTFKGFSTEKIGLIMTAFPLTVFVVAPISGSLTDKLGSRVLSTIGALVCSVALFTMSTLTDSSSAFDVIWRLALFGIGNGMFQSPNNTEIMSSAPRERLGVASSVLATMRNVGMVLGIAIGGAIYTSRKAYFSEVMKLGGATATLYGLKDAYAVSVAIALISALLSFVRGKKS; encoded by the coding sequence ATGGAGTATATGGAGGAAGAATTCAGTAAAGTAGCTTACAAAAACAGGTACATGATACTTTCAGCTGTGCTAATCGGCAGTATGATGGGCCCGCTGGACGGGAGCGTAGTGAACATAGCGATGCCAACGCTGCAAAGATATTTCCATGTAGACGTGAGCACCATAAGCTGGGTAGCTATGTCTTATCTTTTGGTGCTGAGCAGTATGCTATTGACCTTTGGCAGGTTAGGGGATATGCTGGGGTATAAGAGGCTGTTTCAAATAGGGATGGTGCTTTTTGCCACTTCATCGGCTTTATGCGGTTTATCTCCTAACATAGGTGTTCTCATAGTTGCCAGGGGCATTCAGGCGCTGGGCGCAGGTATGATGATGTCCATGGCGCCTGCTATAATAACCAAGGTATTTCCGCCCAACGAAAGGGGCAAAGCGCTGGGCTTTAACGCCATGGCGGTGGCCGTGGGTTTGGCTGCGGGACCTACCATTGGGGGATTGCTTATATACGCCTTTTCCTGGAGGGCTATATTTTACATCAACGTTCCCATAGGGATAATAGGCTATCTTTGGGCGCAAAAAGTAGTGGTAGAAGATCATAGGCGATCAAAAGAACAGTTTGATGTAATTGGAGCTTTTACCGCTTTTGTGTTTTTAGTATCGCTGCTTTTATATATAAGCAGAGGAGATGCTATTGGCTGGACTTCATCTGCCGGGATACTGCTTTTAATCATTACAGGGATTTTCCTCGCTGCGTTTATATACACGGAGTTGAATACAAAAGAGCCTATGCTGGACTTTTCACTTTTTCGCAACAGGTTGTTTACTGCAGGGAATTTAAGCGCCATGTTTAATTTTATAGCTCAGTTTGTGATGACGTTTTTGACGCCATTTTTCCTCACATTTAAGGGTTTTTCTACGGAGAAGATAGGCTTGATTATGACTGCATTTCCCCTCACGGTGTTTGTGGTGGCGCCTATATCAGGATCTCTGACGGATAAATTGGGATCTAGGGTGTTAAGTACGATAGGTGCGCTGGTGTGTTCTGTGGCCTTATTTACGATGAGTACGCTGACCGATTCCTCCAGTGCCTTTGACGTTATATGGAGGTTGGCGCTTTTTGGAATAGGCAATGGGATGTTTCAGTCACCTAATAATACCGAGATAATGAGTAGCGCTCCTAGGGAAAGGTTAGGGGTAGCATCCAGTGTGCTAGCCACCATGAGAAATGTGGGAATGGTATTAGGCATTGCCATAGGAGGTGCTATTTATACCTCGCGAAAGGCGTATTTTTCAGAAGTGATGAAACTGGGAGGAGCGACAGCCACGCTTTACGGTTTGAAGGACGCCTACGCGGTCTCAGTGGCTATAGCTTTGATAAGTGCCCTGCTGTCCTTTGTGAGAGGAAAAAAAAGTTAA
- a CDS encoding type II CAAX endopeptidase family protein: protein MSSLEAKTANYFYLLVLLLLSTIGGYVQGKNIFLGLVTTEFGFILIPVVLYLLIKGHDMGKILKVRKLEFRHALMAIPLALVGWLVSEAITIIWVFLVGKWIAVPANPIPVPWDGRTFALEIATVGFTAALCEELFFRGFFMTAYEGWGSGRAIVMSGIFFALLHVNPGALPGIAFLGVLLAYSAYRTGSVFMSMIMHFVYNFISIVVMKLGGSAEQSGSIPVEAFIAWIILGAIAFLILLKMVKRLKATTTPEYKPAWSDTGTFLRHSIAHWPMLISFIFIIGQMAFMSLLKILN from the coding sequence TTGAGTAGTTTAGAAGCGAAAACAGCTAATTATTTTTATCTTCTTGTCCTCCTCCTGTTATCTACTATAGGTGGATACGTACAGGGGAAAAACATATTTTTAGGACTTGTGACGACTGAATTTGGCTTTATACTCATACCTGTGGTGTTGTACCTTTTAATTAAGGGCCATGATATGGGAAAGATCTTAAAAGTTAGAAAACTGGAATTTAGACATGCGCTTATGGCAATTCCACTGGCATTGGTGGGGTGGCTGGTATCAGAGGCTATAACCATCATTTGGGTATTTCTAGTAGGTAAATGGATAGCCGTGCCTGCCAACCCTATTCCGGTGCCCTGGGATGGACGTACCTTTGCTTTAGAGATAGCTACAGTGGGTTTTACCGCTGCCCTGTGCGAAGAGCTCTTTTTTAGGGGTTTCTTTATGACAGCATACGAAGGATGGGGTAGTGGGCGGGCGATAGTTATGTCCGGTATTTTTTTTGCCCTGCTGCACGTAAATCCAGGGGCTTTGCCGGGTATTGCGTTTTTGGGGGTTCTTCTAGCGTATTCAGCCTACAGGACCGGTTCTGTATTTATGAGTATGATAATGCATTTTGTATATAATTTTATAAGCATTGTCGTAATGAAGCTGGGAGGCAGTGCTGAGCAATCAGGTTCAATACCTGTAGAGGCTTTTATAGCATGGATTATCCTAGGGGCTATAGCCTTTTTGATCCTCTTAAAGATGGTAAAAAGATTAAAAGCTACCACTACGCCTGAATATAAACCGGCATGGAGTGATACGGGTACTTTTTTGCGCCATTCTATCGCTCACTGGCCCATGCTCATCAGCTTCATATTCATTATAGGGCAGATGGCTTTTATGAGCCTTTTGAAGATTTTAAATTAG
- a CDS encoding N-acetylmuramoyl-L-alanine amidase family protein, giving the protein MHSTFYMTNLVTDPYSSCKEAVSQLKSRVVFEFTGLPAVEQKSSDRLIYLQFSPCRFNMPAGTYNIKDSTIDLIELKPAKGDTIDAIIHLTHHTRYSIKEVPGIPSRVYLYVDRSPLIPLFKNKTVHLDPLCNPRAISPTSLKEEIPTLDISKNLYQLLKLMQCNATITRDKPISFAERMKKISKLPPGILISIGTTIDDPKISGFKVFYYPPSEDSLNLAKTLHSAMKEKLPLNSLGIHAANIKELSYGNPGVLVEVGCIKNRVDEGHLRDVDYKQKVAQALYNGLKRYLEITPQG; this is encoded by the coding sequence TTGCATTCTACTTTTTACATGACAAATCTTGTGACAGATCCGTATTCATCGTGCAAAGAAGCCGTCTCTCAGTTAAAATCCAGAGTGGTGTTTGAATTCACAGGGCTGCCCGCTGTAGAGCAGAAAAGCTCTGACAGGCTCATTTATTTACAGTTTTCACCCTGCAGATTCAATATGCCCGCAGGTACTTACAATATAAAAGACAGCACCATTGACTTAATAGAATTAAAGCCTGCAAAAGGCGATACCATCGACGCGATAATCCACCTCACCCATCATACGCGATACTCAATAAAAGAAGTACCTGGCATACCCTCGCGGGTATACCTGTACGTAGACAGGTCACCTCTCATACCTTTATTCAAAAATAAGACCGTACATCTGGACCCTTTATGCAATCCCAGGGCCATAAGCCCTACGAGCTTAAAAGAAGAGATACCTACACTGGATATCTCTAAAAATCTCTACCAGTTGCTAAAGCTCATGCAATGTAACGCCACCATAACGAGGGATAAACCTATAAGCTTTGCTGAAAGGATGAAAAAAATCTCAAAGCTGCCTCCCGGTATACTGATATCTATAGGCACCACCATCGATGACCCCAAAATCTCTGGCTTTAAAGTATTTTATTATCCTCCATCAGAGGACAGCCTAAACCTGGCCAAAACCCTACACAGCGCCATGAAAGAAAAATTGCCCTTGAATAGCCTGGGCATCCACGCAGCGAATATAAAAGAGCTGTCATACGGCAACCCCGGAGTATTGGTAGAGGTTGGATGCATAAAAAACAGGGTAGACGAGGGCCACCTGCGAGACGTAGACTATAAGCAGAAAGTGGCCCAAGCGCTGTACAATGGGTTAAAAAGGTACCTGGAGATTACACCACAAGGGTAA
- a CDS encoding MBL fold metallo-hydrolase, which produces MKLIFCGGAMEVGASCYLLKVAGKNILLDCGIRMSSNKDCLPDFSLIQDNGGVDAIFISHAHIDHTGALPAISRQYPNARIYMTQPTKDLVRVLLYDSLKIMEREAEIPIYTENHVVEMLDRVMCYSPHVNIKPFDDCDITATFYSAGHILGAACIYLKTPEGSIFYSGDFAGFKQNTIEGASIPRLRPDVAIVESTYGDRLHANREMEEKRLVDMVKQVVDRKGNVLIPAFALGRAQEVILILKKAMARRQLRGVEVFVDGLVKDVCRVYVQNPNYMRSQWAKKIFRDGDIFFNDTIHRVISPAMRDDIIKKDSGCIVISSSGMLTGGPSQMYAQKFAGGEKNFIAITGYQDEEAPGKQLADLADGVAEDKVIKINDESITVNCDVGKYGLSAHADMIEILGLVGKLRPKSIVLVHGGPGAIEKLGHEIMKEFKADVYTPQNGDEIEIEVARPRKQMVSIVYPSINAQVPLDEAHMEELWRFIYSHIGTGAALSVQDVADIWGYKDQKLEAVGELLDNSLYFEHDKKMMFLYHALDLAAIEERKKPKIMEMNRMLDMANQMFTADMGVYRVGAKQDEGRVLIYFNFPEVARGRYQDMFQKFEEQTGWKVELNENVNTSAISREVLKALPSGVMPDGKISYNVIEKRVDIRIKERLSEGEMEEIKERFMENTGMELNINCPGADVEGGDNDVKVSPSAMEQNAALKLIDEEFKQSPHRPHKKSIKVKGGMRYIELSFISKAIGELYSSKIKELEDKTGWTITISASCNQMEVLNAAVELCEKRGVALKKNPSIFVDSMKVRIYPVQTQKPEVIEAMSDELKGLTGFTLVV; this is translated from the coding sequence TTGAAGTTGATTTTTTGCGGCGGCGCTATGGAGGTAGGGGCGTCGTGCTACCTTTTAAAGGTTGCTGGGAAGAATATACTTCTGGATTGTGGGATAAGGATGTCATCTAATAAGGATTGTTTGCCTGATTTTAGCTTGATACAGGACAACGGCGGGGTTGACGCTATTTTTATAAGCCATGCTCATATTGACCATACAGGAGCCCTCCCGGCTATTAGCAGGCAGTACCCTAACGCCAGGATATACATGACTCAACCTACTAAAGATCTGGTAAGGGTTTTGCTGTACGACAGCTTAAAGATTATGGAGCGAGAAGCTGAAATACCCATATACACCGAAAATCACGTGGTTGAAATGCTGGATAGGGTTATGTGCTATTCACCCCATGTAAACATAAAACCCTTTGATGACTGTGACATCACGGCTACATTTTACAGCGCAGGGCATATATTAGGGGCTGCGTGCATATACCTTAAGACCCCTGAAGGCAGCATTTTTTACAGCGGTGACTTCGCCGGGTTTAAGCAGAATACCATTGAAGGCGCCTCTATACCCAGGTTAAGGCCTGATGTGGCTATAGTGGAGTCTACCTACGGAGACAGGTTGCACGCCAATAGGGAAATGGAAGAAAAAAGGCTAGTGGATATGGTAAAACAGGTAGTAGACAGAAAGGGAAATGTGCTGATACCGGCGTTTGCCCTGGGCAGAGCCCAAGAGGTAATACTTATTTTAAAGAAAGCCATGGCCAGGCGTCAGCTGAGAGGCGTAGAGGTCTTTGTGGACGGACTTGTAAAAGACGTTTGCAGGGTTTACGTGCAAAATCCCAACTACATGAGGAGCCAGTGGGCCAAGAAAATCTTTAGAGATGGCGATATCTTTTTTAATGATACCATACACAGGGTGATTTCCCCTGCTATGAGGGATGATATCATTAAAAAAGATAGCGGCTGTATTGTCATTTCCAGTTCAGGGATGCTGACAGGAGGTCCCAGTCAGATGTACGCCCAAAAATTTGCTGGTGGGGAGAAAAACTTTATTGCGATAACGGGGTATCAAGATGAGGAAGCACCGGGTAAGCAGCTGGCGGATCTAGCTGATGGTGTTGCTGAAGACAAGGTTATAAAGATTAACGATGAAAGCATAACCGTAAATTGTGATGTGGGCAAATACGGTCTTTCAGCTCACGCTGATATGATAGAAATACTGGGATTGGTAGGAAAGCTCAGGCCTAAATCCATTGTGCTGGTCCACGGTGGTCCTGGTGCTATTGAGAAATTAGGGCACGAAATTATGAAGGAGTTTAAAGCAGATGTGTACACGCCTCAAAATGGCGATGAGATTGAGATTGAGGTAGCCAGGCCGCGGAAGCAGATGGTAAGTATTGTGTATCCATCTATTAACGCCCAGGTACCCTTAGATGAAGCCCATATGGAAGAATTGTGGAGGTTTATATACTCTCATATCGGCACAGGAGCTGCATTGAGCGTACAGGACGTCGCCGATATTTGGGGGTATAAAGACCAGAAACTGGAGGCTGTAGGAGAATTGCTGGACAATTCCCTGTACTTTGAGCACGACAAGAAGATGATGTTTTTATACCATGCATTGGATTTGGCTGCCATAGAAGAGAGAAAAAAGCCGAAGATCATGGAAATGAACAGAATGCTAGATATGGCCAATCAGATGTTTACAGCGGATATGGGCGTATACAGAGTAGGGGCAAAGCAAGACGAAGGTCGCGTGCTCATTTATTTTAATTTTCCTGAGGTGGCAAGAGGTAGGTATCAGGATATGTTCCAGAAGTTTGAGGAACAGACGGGATGGAAAGTGGAATTAAATGAAAACGTGAATACCTCTGCGATTAGCAGGGAGGTATTGAAAGCCTTGCCTTCAGGGGTAATGCCCGACGGTAAAATCTCTTATAACGTCATAGAAAAAAGGGTAGACATAAGGATTAAAGAGAGATTAAGCGAAGGTGAGATGGAGGAAATAAAAGAAAGGTTCATGGAAAATACCGGCATGGAATTAAATATAAATTGTCCCGGAGCTGACGTAGAGGGTGGGGACAATGATGTAAAAGTTAGTCCTAGCGCCATGGAACAGAATGCTGCGCTAAAGCTCATAGATGAAGAATTTAAGCAAAGTCCTCATAGACCTCATAAAAAGAGCATAAAAGTCAAGGGAGGTATGAGATATATAGAGCTGTCTTTTATATCCAAGGCTATAGGAGAGCTGTACTCTTCAAAAATAAAGGAATTAGAAGATAAAACAGGGTGGACTATAACCATTTCGGCATCGTGCAATCAGATGGAGGTATTAAACGCTGCAGTAGAGCTATGTGAAAAAAGAGGAGTGGCTTTAAAGAAAAATCCCAGTATATTTGTGGATTCTATGAAAGTGAGGATATACCCTGTACAGACCCAGAAGCCGGAAGTGATAGAAGCCATGTCCGATGAGCTGAAGGGGCTTACAGGGTTTACCCTTGTGGTGTAA
- a CDS encoding coenzyme F420-0:L-glutamate ligase — translation MLNIIPIRTHIITEKDDIVEVVHKYTCNIAEKGDLIAVSESVVAITQGRAYLPENVKAGLLARFLCRFPKRHGSLTSPAAFQLAINDVGKVRILLGSLAGGIGRLLGVKGWFFVIAGKQVAMIDDVAGTMPPYHRHIVLGPKDADKVCQRIKDKTGIDAVIVDANDLGCVDVVGASPGVLRKEVEKLLKSNPSGNYEQQTPIVIIKNYTSILQ, via the coding sequence GTGTTGAATATAATCCCTATCAGAACGCATATTATTACAGAGAAAGACGATATAGTAGAGGTTGTACATAAATACACCTGTAATATAGCTGAAAAGGGGGATCTTATAGCTGTATCAGAAAGCGTAGTGGCCATAACCCAAGGCAGGGCTTATCTTCCCGAAAATGTAAAAGCAGGACTGTTGGCCAGGTTTTTGTGCCGTTTTCCTAAAAGGCACGGGTCATTGACATCCCCTGCTGCTTTCCAGCTGGCGATAAATGACGTGGGAAAAGTGAGGATTCTATTAGGTTCCCTGGCAGGCGGCATTGGCAGGTTATTGGGCGTGAAAGGCTGGTTTTTTGTCATAGCGGGAAAGCAGGTGGCTATGATAGACGATGTAGCAGGGACCATGCCTCCTTATCACAGGCATATCGTGCTGGGACCCAAGGATGCCGATAAGGTATGCCAGAGGATAAAGGATAAAACAGGGATTGATGCGGTAATAGTGGATGCCAACGATTTGGGCTGCGTGGATGTAGTAGGCGCTTCTCCTGGTGTGCTTAGGAAAGAGGTCGAAAAGTTATTAAAAAGTAATCCGTCGGGCAATTACGAGCAGCAAACCCCTATTGTGATTATAAAAAATTATACGTCGATTTTACAATAA
- a CDS encoding phosphatase PAP2 family protein produces the protein MFKLINVLSKSDIRLFYIINKRVKCKLLDRIMPLITNLAGPMVVVPVTLFLYIFSNQNMILKKMSLEAMVSLSASHLVVQALKHAVSRERPAFVLDDVYTFKDFYDYSFPSGHTTAAFSLAVSTFLFYQQLGMLLIFLAIMVGISRMYIGVHYPSDVLTGAVLGTVFPFVIHSILV, from the coding sequence GTGTTTAAATTGATAAATGTCCTCAGCAAATCGGACATCAGGCTTTTTTACATCATCAATAAAAGGGTAAAGTGCAAGCTTTTAGATAGGATAATGCCTCTAATAACAAACCTGGCCGGTCCGATGGTGGTTGTCCCAGTTACGCTGTTTCTTTACATTTTTAGCAATCAGAATATGATTTTAAAAAAGATGTCGTTGGAGGCCATGGTGTCCCTCTCTGCCAGCCATCTGGTGGTGCAAGCTTTAAAGCACGCCGTAAGCAGGGAAAGGCCGGCTTTTGTCCTTGACGATGTGTATACGTTTAAGGATTTCTACGATTATTCCTTTCCCTCGGGGCATACTACTGCTGCCTTTAGCTTGGCTGTATCTACGTTCCTGTTTTATCAACAGCTAGGGATGTTGCTTATATTTTTAGCCATTATGGTAGGTATATCCAGGATGTACATCGGGGTACACTATCCTTCAGATGTGCTAACAGGGGCTGTATTGGGTACAGTATTCCCCTTTGTAATACATTCCATCCTGGTATAA
- the spoVG gene encoding septation regulator SpoVG — MNITDVRVRKITNEGKMKAVVSVTFDDEFVVHDIKVIEGQNGLFIAMPSRKSPDGEFRDIAHPINADMRARLQTAIIDEYSKVKDDSSQE; from the coding sequence TTGAATATCACTGATGTGCGAGTCAGGAAAATAACGAACGAAGGCAAGATGAAAGCTGTGGTGTCAGTTACCTTTGACGATGAATTTGTCGTTCATGACATTAAGGTGATAGAAGGGCAAAATGGACTGTTTATAGCCATGCCTAGCAGAAAATCACCTGATGGGGAATTTAGGGATATAGCTCATCCGATAAACGCTGATATGAGGGCGAGATTGCAGACTGCTATTATAGACGAGTATAGTAAAGTGAAGGATGATAGTAGCCAGGAATAA
- the murC gene encoding UDP-N-acetylmuramate--L-alanine ligase, translated as MSIDLSKCKNIHMVGIGGISMSGLAQILNKEGFNVTGCDMKLSKITDKLEKDGITVYPRHDAFHVLKADLVVHTAAVKSDNTEILKAKELGIPVIDRAELLGLLMKNYSYGIAVSGCHGKTTTTSMLAITMQQAELDPTVLLGGEIDDIGGNVRLGNSPYFLTEACEYYDSFLKFFPYMAIVLNIDSDHLDYFKDINHIKESFLKFTLLVPQNGYIIACNDNEHVRDILKKVNNRNIITYGIDRPADYTAQDIVFNSNGHPEFHLYYKGKNLGKFKLSIPGKHNVYNALATIAASIAMGINIDIVKKAIKDFRGTHRRFEYKGNLNGISVIDDYAHHPTEIKATLKAALNYPHNRILCVFQPHTFSRTKALLYEFSQAFDCADHVIVTDIYAAREKDNGIVNSKMLVDLLRERGIEAEYLKTFEEVVNSLKKNATKGDIIMTMGAGDVYKVGEMYLNSCDSERTKQKIS; from the coding sequence ATGTCTATAGATTTAAGTAAATGCAAAAACATTCATATGGTTGGCATAGGCGGCATCAGCATGAGCGGATTAGCTCAAATCTTAAACAAAGAGGGTTTTAACGTCACAGGTTGTGACATGAAACTTTCCAAAATAACAGATAAACTGGAGAAAGATGGCATCACTGTCTACCCGAGACATGATGCCTTTCATGTGCTAAAAGCCGACCTGGTAGTACATACCGCTGCTGTAAAAAGCGACAACACCGAAATATTAAAAGCAAAAGAACTAGGCATTCCTGTTATTGATAGAGCAGAGCTCCTGGGCCTTTTGATGAAAAACTACAGCTACGGCATCGCGGTTTCCGGTTGTCACGGCAAAACCACCACCACCTCCATGTTAGCCATAACTATGCAACAGGCTGAGCTGGATCCTACTGTGCTGCTGGGAGGCGAAATCGACGATATAGGTGGCAATGTCAGGCTGGGCAATAGCCCTTATTTCCTCACCGAAGCCTGTGAATACTACGACAGCTTTCTCAAGTTTTTCCCGTACATGGCCATCGTATTAAACATCGACAGCGATCACCTGGATTACTTCAAAGACATAAACCACATAAAGGAATCCTTTTTAAAGTTTACATTACTGGTGCCTCAAAATGGATATATAATCGCATGCAATGACAATGAACACGTGCGAGATATCCTCAAAAAAGTAAACAATAGAAACATCATCACTTATGGAATAGATAGGCCTGCAGACTATACCGCACAGGATATAGTTTTTAATTCCAACGGCCATCCAGAATTCCACCTCTACTATAAAGGCAAAAACCTGGGCAAATTTAAACTTTCCATACCGGGGAAACACAATGTATACAATGCGCTGGCTACCATCGCTGCGTCCATTGCAATGGGCATCAATATCGATATAGTAAAAAAAGCGATAAAGGACTTCAGGGGAACCCATAGGCGGTTTGAGTACAAGGGAAATTTAAACGGCATATCAGTCATAGATGACTATGCCCATCATCCCACTGAAATAAAAGCAACACTGAAGGCCGCCTTAAACTATCCTCACAACAGAATACTGTGCGTATTTCAACCCCATACTTTCAGCAGAACCAAAGCCCTTTTATATGAATTCTCCCAGGCTTTTGATTGCGCAGACCATGTCATAGTAACCGATATATACGCCGCCAGAGAAAAGGACAACGGAATTGTAAATTCAAAAATGCTGGTAGATCTACTGAGAGAAAGAGGTATAGAGGCGGAATATTTGAAGACCTTTGAAGAAGTGGTAAATTCCCTAAAGAAAAACGCCACTAAAGGTGACATAATAATGACGATGGGAGCTGGAGATGTCTATAAAGTAGGAGAAATGTACTTAAATTCCTGTGATTCAGAGCGCACAAAGCAAAAAATTTCTTAA
- the purR gene encoding pur operon repressor, whose product MKRAERIAAITRVLCETPGKIHNINEFSEMLNCARSSVSEDIDRIRSAFEKLNMGKIRTISGAGGGIQYIPYVDVGYYEEFVKQLCMIFSQKDRIISGNFIYTSDVIYNPIMVDKIAQILAYSFIDVFADYVVTVETKGIPIAFAVARLLKLPLAVIRQENKVTEGPVVSINYVSGSTRNIKTMYLPKKAIKANSSVIIIDDFMKAGGTAKGIVDMMKEFESKVVGIGVFIATKEPQQKLVSQYVSVLQLNGIDEKQGLIDIQSGDWIKNFKKIEDFQ is encoded by the coding sequence TTGAAAAGGGCGGAGAGAATTGCAGCGATAACCAGGGTTCTCTGCGAAACTCCTGGCAAAATACACAATATAAACGAATTTTCGGAAATGCTGAACTGCGCCAGGTCTTCTGTCAGCGAGGATATAGATCGTATACGAAGTGCTTTTGAAAAGCTAAATATGGGCAAAATAAGGACTATTTCGGGCGCTGGAGGTGGTATACAGTATATACCTTATGTGGACGTAGGGTATTACGAGGAATTTGTCAAACAACTGTGTATGATATTTTCTCAGAAAGACAGGATTATTTCAGGCAATTTTATATATACTTCAGACGTAATATATAATCCCATAATGGTGGATAAAATCGCCCAGATACTAGCGTACTCGTTTATCGATGTGTTTGCGGATTACGTGGTGACAGTTGAGACAAAAGGAATACCTATAGCTTTTGCTGTGGCTAGATTGCTTAAGTTGCCTCTGGCGGTTATAAGGCAGGAGAATAAGGTGACAGAGGGACCTGTAGTGAGCATAAATTACGTATCGGGTTCTACAAGAAACATAAAGACAATGTACCTGCCTAAGAAAGCTATAAAGGCCAACTCCAGCGTGATTATAATAGATGATTTTATGAAGGCAGGAGGAACGGCCAAAGGCATAGTGGATATGATGAAAGAATTTGAATCTAAAGTGGTGGGTATAGGTGTGTTTATTGCCACAAAAGAACCGCAGCAAAAGCTTGTGTCACAATACGTATCTGTTTTGCAGTTAAATGGCATCGATGAAAAGCAAGGGCTGATTGACATACAGAGCGGGGATTGGATAAAAAATTTTAAAAAAATAGAGGATTTTCAGTAA